In Phragmites australis chromosome 16, lpPhrAust1.1, whole genome shotgun sequence, one DNA window encodes the following:
- the LOC133894964 gene encoding uncharacterized protein LOC133894964 encodes MGGYENGDSPSAAAGEGGVILGVDGGTTNTVCVCLPAAMPSPESPGAVPVLSRAVAGCSNRNSVGESAALETLEKVMRQALAMASTDRSAVRAVCLAVSGVNHPSDQQRMLEWIRDLFPGHAKFYVENDAVAALASGTMGKLHGCVLIAGTGSIAYGVTEDGKVARAAGAGPVLGDWGSGYGIAAQALTAVIKAHDGRGPQTTITREILKKLELSSPDELIGWTYADPSWARIAALVPVVVSSAEDGDEVANKILHDSVQELADAVIAVVRRLRLCGEDGKDQFPLVLVGGVLEGNKKWNISGEVVNSISNVFPGVHPIRPEVEPAIGAALLAWSHHRKGSKLENGS; translated from the exons ATGGGCGGCTACGAGAACGGGGACTCGCCGTCGGCGGCCGCCGGCGAGGGCGGCGTGATCCTGGGCGTGGACGGCGGCACCACCAACACCGTCTGCGTCTGCCTGCCGGCCGCAATGCCGTCGCCGGAGTCGCCCGGCGCCGTCCCCGTGCTCTCCCGCGCCGTCGCCGGCTGCTCCAACCGCAACTCCGTCGGAG AAAGCGCGGCATTGGAAACTCTAGAGAAGGTCATGAGACAGGCTCTTGCAATGGCCAGCACAGATCGTTCAGCTGTCCGTGCAGTTTGTTTAGCAGTATCTGGAGTTAACCATCCTTCAGATCAGCAGAGGATGCTGGAATGGATCCG AGATCTGTTCCCTGGCCATGCCAAGTTTTATGTGGAAAATGACGCGGTGGCAGCTCTGGCTAGTGGTACAATGGGAAAGCTACATGGCTGCGTATTGATTGCGGGCACTGGAAGCATTGCTTATGGGGTCACAGAAGATGGAAAAGTAGCGAGAGCAGCTGGTGCTGGGCCTGTTTTAGGCGACTGGGGTAG TGGATATGGCATTGCTGCACAGGCCCTGACAGCAGTAATAAAAGCACACGATGGTCGTGGACCACAGACTACTATTACAAGAGAGATCCTGAAGAAGCTTGAACTTTCTTCACCGGATGAATTGATTGG GTGGACATACGCAGATCCATCTTGGGCTCGTATTGCAGCACTTGTACCTGTAGTGGTATCTTCTGCTGAAGATGGTGATGAAGTAGCTAACAAAATTTTGCATGATTCAGTGCAAGAGTTAGCTGATGCTGTTATAGCTGTTGTTCGGCGCCTTAGATTGTGCGGTGAAG ATGGAAAGGACCAGTttccacttgttttggttgggGGAGTCCTGGAAGGCAATAAAAAATGGAACATCAGTGGCGAGGTTGTAAATTCCATTTCCAATGTCTTCCCTGGTGTCCATCCTATTCGACCTGAG GTGGAACCAGCAATTGGTGCTGCCTTACTAGCCTGGAGCCATCACCGCAAAGGGTCAAAGCTGGAAAATGGAAGTTGA